In Dehalococcoidia bacterium, one DNA window encodes the following:
- a CDS encoding carboxylesterase/lipase family protein — protein MEPEVRTSKGRLRGVVKDGIIVFRGIPFAAPPVGNLRFRAPQPPERWDGVRDATQFGPIAPQTPNELLDSLFGREPPQPMDEDCLYLNVWTPGLDDARRPVMVWIHGGGFTIGAGSQPVYNGTAFASRGAVLVSINYRLGALGFLRVEGAPGEPVANFGMLDQVAALRWVRDEIAAFGGDPENVTIFGESAGGMSVGCLMASPLARGLFHKAILQSGAAHTALTLKQADENAKDVLWALGAKRGDVETLRSFPASEILAAQASVETADRERLAGGEYTGLRYQPVVDGHFLEGMPIDAIAAGNARDVAVLIGVNKDEWKLFAAASPNARLMREDSAMRRLARLCGDDEARAQAMLRTYREARESRGEATEPFDLFSAAMTDWMFRIPADRLAEAQSAHQKKVFAYRFDWPSPFGEGLLGACHALEIPFVFGVHHMAPMLVGSGPKADALAKAMGDAWTAFARNGDPSTDDLPWPPFEPTRRRTLVFDGERRVEELPQERERCCWDGLVPRSVVA, from the coding sequence ATGGAGCCGGAAGTCAGAACGAGCAAGGGCCGCCTCAGGGGCGTGGTCAAAGACGGAATTATTGTCTTCCGCGGCATACCGTTCGCCGCGCCGCCGGTGGGCAACCTCCGGTTCCGCGCGCCGCAGCCGCCCGAGCGATGGGACGGCGTTCGGGACGCCACGCAGTTCGGCCCCATCGCGCCGCAGACCCCAAACGAGTTGCTGGACTCCCTCTTCGGGCGAGAGCCGCCACAGCCGATGGACGAGGACTGCCTCTACCTGAACGTCTGGACGCCGGGGCTCGACGATGCGCGGCGGCCGGTGATGGTGTGGATCCACGGCGGCGGCTTCACGATCGGCGCCGGGTCGCAGCCCGTGTACAACGGGACGGCGTTCGCTTCGCGCGGTGCCGTGTTGGTATCGATAAACTACCGGTTGGGGGCGCTCGGCTTCCTGCGTGTCGAAGGTGCGCCCGGCGAGCCCGTCGCGAACTTCGGGATGCTCGACCAGGTCGCCGCCCTCAGGTGGGTGCGCGACGAGATAGCCGCGTTCGGGGGCGACCCCGAGAACGTGACCATATTCGGCGAGTCGGCGGGCGGAATGAGCGTCGGTTGCCTGATGGCGTCGCCGTTGGCCCGCGGCCTCTTCCACAAGGCGATCCTGCAAAGCGGCGCCGCGCACACGGCGCTCACCCTGAAGCAGGCGGATGAGAACGCTAAGGACGTTCTCTGGGCGCTGGGCGCGAAGCGCGGCGACGTTGAAACGCTCCGCTCATTCCCCGCATCGGAGATACTCGCGGCGCAGGCTTCCGTCGAGACGGCGGACCGCGAGCGGCTGGCCGGCGGCGAGTACACGGGGCTGCGCTATCAGCCGGTGGTCGACGGGCATTTCCTGGAAGGCATGCCCATCGACGCAATCGCGGCCGGCAACGCCAGAGACGTGGCCGTCCTCATCGGCGTGAACAAAGACGAATGGAAGCTGTTCGCGGCCGCGTCGCCGAACGCGAGGCTGATGCGCGAGGACTCGGCCATGCGCCGGCTGGCTCGCCTCTGCGGCGACGACGAAGCGCGCGCCCAGGCAATGCTGCGGACTTATCGAGAGGCGCGCGAGAGCCGCGGCGAGGCGACGGAGCCGTTCGACCTCTTCTCCGCCGCCATGACGGACTGGATGTTCCGCATCCCCGCCGACCGGCTGGCGGAGGCGCAGAGCGCCCATCAGAAAAAGGTATTCGCCTACCGCTTCGACTGGCCGTCGCCGTTCGGGGAAGGTCTGCTCGGGGCGTGTCATGCGCTGGAGATCCCGTTTGTGTTCGGCGTCCACCACATGGCGCCGATGCTCGTGGGCAGCGGACCGAAGGCCGACGCGCTGGCGAAGGCGATGGGCGACGCGTGGACCGCCTTCGCGCGGAACGGCGACCCGAGCACAGACGATCTGCCCTGGCCCCCCTTCGAGCCGACGCGGCGCCGGACGCTGGTGTTCGACGGCGAGCGGCGTGTCGAGGAGCTGCCGCAGGAGCGCGAGCGCTGCTGCTGGGACGGACTCGTCCCGCGTTCGGTCGTCGCCTGA
- a CDS encoding ester cyclase: MKGEVREAVARGVVIEYVSGWNSHDAPRLAALFREDGSYGDFGEGKVFLGRDEIERTLSDFFYAVPDLALTLTSEPASDGDRALCRWTISGTQTGALWGLPATGRTFRVEGSTMFVLRDGQIERAAVYYSVRSVTRQLKFRLSPEAAARPSVTPPRDIVAPPEFPPDEDNIGYGE; encoded by the coding sequence ATGAAGGGCGAAGTCCGGGAAGCCGTAGCGCGCGGGGTCGTTATCGAATACGTGTCCGGCTGGAACAGCCACGACGCTCCCAGGCTCGCCGCCCTCTTTCGTGAAGACGGCTCCTACGGTGACTTCGGCGAGGGAAAGGTCTTCCTGGGACGCGATGAGATCGAGCGCACCCTCTCCGACTTCTTCTACGCCGTCCCCGATTTGGCCCTTACCCTCACCTCGGAGCCCGCTTCTGACGGCGATCGCGCCCTGTGCCGCTGGACGATAAGCGGCACCCAGACCGGAGCGCTCTGGGGATTGCCGGCGACCGGCAGGACGTTCCGGGTCGAAGGGTCCACCATGTTTGTCCTGAGAGACGGACAGATCGAACGGGCCGCCGTCTACTACAGCGTCCGCTCGGTTACGCGACAGCTTAAGTTTCGCCTCAGCCCAGAAGCCGCCGCACGGCCTTCCGTGACTCCCCCTCGCGACATCGTCGCGCCGCCCGAATTTCCGCCTGACGAGGACAACATCGGCTACGGCGAGTAA
- a CDS encoding acyl-CoA dehydrogenase family protein has protein sequence MTTYLDLNPALTPTQAALKEQTHRFAAEVTRPASIELDKLADPEDVIKSDLFWGVFKKYYELERHLAGFPEELGGANLSGLDAQIIGEEMGWGSADFAIGLGACGMPFTMAYMAAQMTGNKQLMDDIVMPYVKDREAKYVGCWAITEPQHGSDTAVASLPEYANNPAVSLDTRGRRDGDDWIISGGKSAWVSNGTIATHAMVHFAVDHQAGPVSTAIGLVPLDLPGVSKGKPLNKIGQRALNQGEVFFDDVRIPSHFVFVPPELYPLAGDLILATANGGMGACFTGVARAAFEEAMNYTKQRVQGGKCLCEHQLVQRKLFDMFIKVESARQLSRAVAVYNSVTVPPLSRYGVASKVYATQVAFEVASDAVQLFGGYGLSKEFLIEKLFRDARASMIEDGANDVLALAAARTLIDSFV, from the coding sequence ATGACCACCTACCTAGACCTGAACCCAGCTCTGACCCCTACCCAAGCGGCGCTGAAGGAACAGACGCACCGCTTCGCCGCCGAGGTGACGCGACCCGCCAGCATCGAACTCGATAAGCTGGCCGACCCGGAGGACGTGATTAAGAGCGATTTATTCTGGGGCGTTTTCAAGAAGTACTACGAGCTCGAACGACACCTCGCTGGTTTCCCCGAGGAGCTGGGCGGCGCCAATCTATCCGGTCTCGATGCGCAAATCATTGGCGAGGAGATGGGATGGGGCTCGGCCGACTTCGCCATCGGCCTCGGCGCCTGCGGCATGCCCTTCACGATGGCATACATGGCGGCGCAGATGACGGGCAACAAGCAACTGATGGACGACATCGTCATGCCATACGTGAAGGACAGGGAGGCAAAGTACGTCGGCTGCTGGGCTATCACCGAACCCCAGCACGGCTCCGATACGGCAGTCGCCAGCCTCCCTGAGTACGCTAACAACCCCGCCGTCTCACTCGATACCCGCGGCCGCCGTGACGGAGATGACTGGATTATCAGCGGCGGCAAGTCGGCCTGGGTCTCCAACGGGACCATTGCGACCCACGCGATGGTGCACTTCGCCGTCGACCACCAGGCGGGGCCGGTTTCGACGGCCATCGGCCTTGTCCCGCTCGACCTGCCGGGGGTCTCCAAGGGCAAGCCGCTAAACAAGATCGGGCAGCGGGCGCTCAACCAGGGAGAAGTCTTCTTCGATGACGTGCGTATCCCGAGTCACTTCGTCTTCGTGCCGCCCGAGCTCTACCCGCTTGCCGGTGACTTGATCCTGGCGACGGCCAACGGCGGCATGGGCGCATGTTTCACCGGCGTCGCGCGGGCCGCGTTCGAAGAGGCCATGAACTATACGAAGCAGCGCGTGCAAGGCGGGAAGTGCCTCTGCGAGCACCAGCTTGTGCAACGCAAGCTCTTCGACATGTTCATAAAGGTGGAGTCGGCCAGGCAGCTCTCGCGCGCCGTCGCGGTCTACAACTCGGTCACCGTGCCCCCGCTATCGCGGTACGGCGTGGCCTCCAAGGTCTACGCCACGCAGGTGGCGTTTGAGGTGGCGAGCGATGCGGTGCAGCTCTTCGGCGGGTACGGGTTGTCGAAGGAGTTTCTCATCGAGAAGCTATTCCGCGACGCCCGGGCGTCGATGATCGAGGACGGGGCGAACGACGTGCTGGCGCTGGCCGCCGCGCGTACGCTGATCGATTCGTTTGTGTGA
- a CDS encoding ABC transporter substrate-binding protein, with protein sequence MTAALLAAVFAVACGEDGKTPPSGETPGVTDTEVKFGTHMPLSQNPASAYAPIAFGIRAYFDYINDTQGGVHGRKLTLLIGDDHYNPPDTLEVVRKLVEQDKVFAMVGGLGEATHNAVWKYLEERGVPDMFLSTGLRKWTEPVVRTRFGGNPDYVSEGTILGQYIAKNYDGKKVGFLLQNDEFGDEGERGLREGLKGSNVQITAIETYEAIEADVSAQTQRLKNAGVDVIAAYTMPVQGASLVRTAREVLNWDVPIIVTGVDCSDIFIALAGPENAEGVISVVFGPQIYQTDHPGVKKHIEIMEKYGRGEPPSNFSLYGSFIGELTVHVLEKAGRDLSRESFLDAAESVRDFWCSTCEPIGPINMSPTDHRPIEAEMYNRVENGKWVAFGEPVTFESTVD encoded by the coding sequence TTGACAGCGGCGCTTCTTGCCGCCGTCTTCGCAGTCGCCTGCGGCGAAGACGGCAAGACGCCGCCCTCCGGCGAGACGCCCGGCGTCACCGATACCGAAGTCAAATTCGGCACCCACATGCCCCTCAGCCAGAACCCCGCCTCAGCCTACGCCCCCATCGCCTTCGGTATCCGCGCCTACTTCGACTACATAAACGATACCCAGGGCGGCGTCCACGGCCGCAAGCTCACCCTGCTCATCGGCGATGACCACTACAACCCGCCCGACACGCTCGAGGTCGTGCGCAAGCTTGTCGAGCAGGACAAGGTCTTCGCCATGGTCGGCGGCCTCGGCGAGGCAACGCACAATGCCGTCTGGAAGTACCTGGAGGAGCGCGGCGTCCCCGACATGTTCCTCTCAACCGGCCTGCGCAAGTGGACGGAGCCGGTTGTTAGGACGCGCTTCGGCGGCAACCCCGATTACGTGTCGGAGGGCACCATCCTCGGGCAGTACATCGCGAAGAACTACGACGGCAAGAAGGTCGGGTTCCTGCTCCAAAACGATGAGTTCGGAGACGAGGGCGAACGCGGGCTGCGGGAAGGGCTTAAAGGCAGCAACGTGCAGATAACCGCCATCGAGACCTACGAGGCGATCGAGGCCGACGTCTCCGCGCAGACGCAACGCTTGAAGAACGCCGGGGTGGATGTGATCGCGGCATATACGATGCCTGTGCAGGGCGCCAGCCTCGTCAGGACCGCCCGCGAGGTCTTGAACTGGGACGTCCCCATCATCGTGACCGGCGTCGATTGCAGCGACATCTTCATTGCCCTCGCCGGCCCGGAGAATGCGGAGGGCGTGATAAGCGTTGTCTTCGGGCCACAGATCTATCAGACCGACCACCCGGGCGTGAAGAAGCACATCGAGATAATGGAGAAGTACGGCCGCGGCGAACCCCCCAGCAACTTCAGCCTCTACGGCAGCTTCATCGGCGAACTCACAGTCCACGTGCTGGAGAAAGCCGGTCGCGACCTCTCGCGTGAGTCCTTCCTCGACGCAGCGGAGTCCGTCCGCGATTTCTGGTGTTCCACCTGCGAACCCATCGGCCCGATCAACATGAGCCCAACCGACCACAGGCCGATCGAGGCCGAAATGTACAACCGCGTCGAAAACGGCAAGTGGGTCGCCTTCGGCGAGCCCGTGACCTTCGAGTCCACGGTAGACTAG
- a CDS encoding ABC transporter substrate-binding protein: protein MSRRLVRCALCAISIAAILLFAACGGGDEDGASTPAAEPTKGGDTTGVTDTEIKFGTHFPLSQSPAAAYAPIAHGMKAFFDYINAQGGVYGRKITLIIGDDHYNPPDTLEVVRQLVEQEKVFAILGGLGEATHNAVWKYLEERGVPDMFTTTGLAKWSDPVVKTRFGGNPDYVTEGTILGQYIAENYDGKKLGILLQHDEMGVDGEKGLRRGLEGSNVEIVAVETYESVESDVTSQTQRLKNAGAEVIAMYSMPPQGASLVKAARETLSWDVPIITTGINCSDIFILLAGAQNAEGIVSVVFGNQVYNSDDPGVQKYQKIWAKKGTGGELNNFALYGMYVAEMTVHILELAGPDLTRESFLDAAESVCEFWCSTCTGFGPVNLSPTDHRPSETEVINVVRDGKWITEGVPVSFESTKECEPPELPPGYEDQPKVGIDAEYVEVP, encoded by the coding sequence ATGTCCAGAAGACTGGTCCGGTGCGCACTCTGCGCAATATCGATAGCCGCCATCCTGCTGTTCGCGGCCTGCGGCGGGGGAGACGAAGACGGCGCTTCCACTCCCGCTGCCGAGCCGACCAAAGGCGGCGACACCACGGGAGTGACGGACACGGAGATTAAGTTCGGCACCCATTTCCCCCTTAGCCAGAGCCCCGCCGCCGCCTACGCCCCCATTGCCCACGGAATGAAGGCCTTCTTCGACTACATCAACGCGCAGGGGGGAGTCTACGGCCGCAAGATCACGCTCATCATCGGCGATGACCATTACAACCCGCCCGATACGCTGGAAGTGGTGCGGCAACTGGTAGAGCAAGAGAAAGTATTCGCCATCCTCGGTGGGCTGGGCGAAGCCACCCATAATGCGGTGTGGAAGTACCTGGAGGAGCGCGGTGTCCCGGACATGTTCACCACCACGGGGCTCGCGAAATGGTCGGACCCGGTGGTGAAGACGCGCTTCGGCGGCAACCCCGACTATGTCACCGAGGGCACGATCCTCGGGCAGTACATCGCGGAGAACTACGACGGCAAGAAGCTGGGCATCCTCCTCCAGCACGATGAGATGGGCGTGGACGGAGAAAAAGGCCTGCGGCGCGGCCTCGAAGGCAGCAACGTCGAGATCGTCGCCGTGGAGACCTACGAGTCCGTGGAATCGGACGTCACGTCTCAGACACAGCGATTGAAGAACGCCGGCGCCGAAGTCATCGCCATGTACTCCATGCCCCCGCAGGGCGCGAGCCTGGTCAAGGCCGCCCGCGAGACCCTTAGCTGGGACGTTCCCATCATCACCACCGGCATCAATTGCAGCGACATCTTCATACTGCTGGCGGGCGCGCAGAACGCAGAAGGCATCGTCAGCGTCGTCTTCGGCAATCAGGTGTACAACAGCGACGACCCCGGCGTCCAGAAGTACCAGAAGATCTGGGCCAAGAAGGGAACAGGCGGCGAACTGAACAACTTCGCCCTCTACGGCATGTACGTGGCTGAGATGACCGTGCACATCCTTGAACTCGCGGGCCCCGACCTCACCCGCGAGTCCTTTCTCGACGCCGCTGAGTCAGTGTGCGAATTCTGGTGCAGCACCTGCACCGGCTTCGGCCCCGTTAACCTCAGCCCCACCGACCACCGTCCCTCCGAGACCGAGGTGATCAATGTTGTCAGGGACGGCAAGTGGATAACCGAAGGCGTCCCTGTTAGCTTTGAGTCCACGAAGGAATGTGAGCCACCGGAACTTCCTCCGGGCTACGAGGACCAGCCGAAAGTCGGAATAGACGCCGAGTACGTGGAAGTCCCCTAG
- a CDS encoding ABC transporter substrate-binding protein has protein sequence MMSFFRRLRHLSLPALAVAFLLLGSCGDDDGTPGDTPEPEPGTQAPAGDTTGVTGTEIKLGTHFALSQSPAAAYAPIAFGMRAYFDYINDQGGVHGRKITFLIEDDHYNPPDALEVVRKLVEQDKVFAIVAGLGENTHSAVWKYLEERGIPDMFITAGLLKWSEPPVRTRFAGSVDFVTEGRMLGQYVVDHYDGKKLGLLLQNDEMGTDSEKGLNMALEGSDVTVVAKETYEAINFDATAQTQRLHNAGAEVVLAFAIPPQAASLVKTARETLNWDVPILVSGICASEIFIDLAGAQNAEGIVSILMGHQVYETDHPAIQKHYEIMETYGQGTPVSNFTLYGASMGELVVEILNRAGPDLTRESFLDAAESIRGWMCSACMVPMSLSPTDHRPLEMEMYVRIEDGKWVAFGEPVSFESTP, from the coding sequence ATGATGTCCTTCTTCCGCCGCCTGCGGCACCTCTCGCTCCCGGCGCTTGCGGTCGCGTTCTTGCTTCTGGGCTCCTGTGGCGACGACGACGGGACGCCCGGCGACACGCCGGAACCGGAACCTGGCACACAGGCCCCGGCCGGCGACACCACCGGCGTTACAGGCACCGAAATCAAGCTCGGCACCCACTTCGCCCTCAGCCAGTCACCCGCCGCCGCCTACGCGCCCATCGCCTTCGGCATGCGCGCCTACTTCGACTACATCAACGACCAGGGCGGCGTGCACGGACGCAAGATCACCTTCCTCATCGAGGACGACCACTACAACCCGCCCGACGCCCTCGAAGTGGTGCGCAAGCTTGTCGAGCAGGACAAGGTCTTCGCCATCGTCGCCGGTCTGGGCGAGAACACCCACAGCGCCGTCTGGAAGTACCTCGAGGAGCGCGGTATCCCCGACATGTTCATCACCGCCGGCTTGCTGAAATGGTCGGAACCTCCCGTCCGCACTCGCTTCGCCGGAAGCGTCGACTTCGTGACGGAAGGACGGATGCTGGGGCAGTACGTCGTCGACCACTATGACGGGAAGAAGCTCGGCCTCCTCCTGCAAAACGACGAGATGGGCACCGACAGCGAAAAGGGGCTCAACATGGCCCTTGAGGGCAGCGACGTGACCGTCGTAGCAAAGGAGACCTACGAGGCCATCAACTTCGACGCGACAGCCCAAACGCAAAGGCTGCACAACGCAGGCGCCGAGGTGGTGCTGGCCTTCGCCATCCCTCCGCAGGCCGCCAGCCTCGTCAAGACGGCCCGCGAAACACTGAACTGGGACGTTCCCATCCTCGTCAGCGGCATCTGCGCCAGTGAGATCTTCATCGACCTCGCAGGCGCGCAGAACGCGGAAGGCATCGTCAGCATCCTCATGGGGCACCAGGTCTACGAGACCGATCATCCGGCTATCCAGAAGCACTACGAGATCATGGAAACGTACGGTCAGGGCACGCCCGTCAGCAACTTCACCCTTTACGGCGCCTCGATGGGCGAGCTCGTCGTGGAAATACTCAATCGGGCAGGCCCCGATCTGACGCGGGAGAGTTTCCTCGATGCCGCCGAATCGATACGCGGCTGGATGTGCTCAGCCTGCATGGTGCCCATGAGCCTTAGCCCCACTGATCACCGGCCGCTTGAGATGGAGATGTACGTGCGCATCGAGGACGGCAAATGGGTCGCCTTCGGCGAGCCCGTGAGCTTCGAGTCGACGCCATAG
- a CDS encoding ABC transporter substrate-binding protein: protein MLLVTLVFAFTMVFSACGEDEEEDGGGVTPGAPTATKAPSGGEGDTTGVTDTEIKIATLLPMSNTTAAAWGVPLSKGMQAYYDYINDQGGIYGRKITLIVADTQYTGPVAGEVARKVVEQDKVFAIQGSLGTAAHSAVWKYLEERGVPDMYILTGNTKWTEPIAKTRFGFLVDYITEGRILGKYIAENYRGMKLGIIAQNDDFGKEGEEGLRLGVEENDGNMEIVVDYYDEAESDMTAHAQRLQNENVDVIAFYGMPVQAGSIFKVTRQTLNWDVPIVITGVNAVEVVATLAGLDNIEGAVSVVFGHQAFETDVPGIQAHHDLMAKYAAGTKPDNLTLTGASISEAMVNLLIQAGPDLTRESFIAAAESVCKFLCSTCLVPSSTSPTDHRPTEVEIYVRATVDRSTDPPTFRWAPFGEPFGFESTEDCVTPTPPPGAADQPR from the coding sequence ATGCTATTGGTCACCCTAGTCTTCGCCTTCACGATGGTGTTCTCAGCCTGTGGCGAGGACGAAGAGGAAGACGGAGGCGGCGTCACTCCCGGGGCGCCCACGGCTACGAAGGCGCCTTCCGGTGGAGAAGGCGATACCACCGGGGTAACCGACACCGAAATCAAGATCGCTACGCTCCTGCCCATGAGCAACACCACAGCCGCCGCCTGGGGCGTCCCATTGAGCAAGGGAATGCAGGCCTACTACGACTATATTAACGACCAGGGCGGCATATACGGACGCAAGATCACGCTCATTGTTGCCGACACGCAGTACACGGGGCCGGTGGCCGGCGAAGTGGCACGAAAAGTCGTCGAACAGGACAAGGTCTTCGCCATACAGGGCAGCCTCGGCACCGCCGCCCACAGCGCCGTCTGGAAGTACCTCGAGGAACGCGGCGTCCCCGACATGTACATCCTGACCGGCAACACGAAGTGGACGGAACCCATCGCCAAGACGCGGTTCGGCTTCCTCGTCGACTACATCACTGAGGGTCGCATCCTCGGCAAGTACATCGCTGAGAACTACCGGGGCATGAAGCTCGGCATCATCGCCCAGAACGACGACTTCGGCAAAGAGGGCGAGGAAGGCCTGCGGCTCGGCGTCGAGGAAAACGACGGCAACATGGAGATCGTGGTCGACTACTACGACGAGGCGGAGAGCGATATGACCGCCCACGCCCAGCGCCTCCAGAACGAGAACGTCGACGTTATAGCTTTCTACGGAATGCCGGTGCAGGCGGGCAGCATCTTCAAGGTGACTCGACAGACGCTGAACTGGGATGTCCCCATCGTCATCACCGGCGTCAACGCTGTCGAGGTTGTCGCCACTCTCGCCGGCCTGGACAACATCGAGGGCGCGGTAAGCGTTGTCTTCGGGCACCAGGCGTTCGAGACTGACGTGCCGGGCATCCAGGCCCATCATGACTTGATGGCGAAATACGCCGCCGGAACGAAGCCCGACAACCTGACTCTCACCGGCGCCTCTATATCCGAGGCCATGGTCAATCTCCTGATACAAGCGGGACCCGACCTGACGCGTGAATCGTTCATCGCCGCCGCCGAATCGGTCTGCAAGTTCCTCTGCTCCACCTGCCTCGTCCCGTCGAGCACGAGCCCGACAGACCACCGGCCGACCGAGGTGGAGATCTACGTGAGGGCGACCGTCGACCGCTCGACCGATCCGCCGACGTTCAGGTGGGCACCGTTCGGCGAGCCGTTCGGATTCGAGAGCACGGAGGACTGCGTCACGCCGACGCCTCCGCCCGGCGCCGCTGACCAGCCGCGCTAA
- a CDS encoding branched-chain amino acid ABC transporter permease — translation MRVLLNRRFIFLVLAIAVLLVFPYLYTFPFFDGFLDSFRVFQGMRFALWLIILLGLNLLTGYNGQISLGHAAFVAIGAYIAAILMDDVNIEGDFSMPVIAAILLGGVITGLIGFLIGIPALRLSGPYLAIATLAIVIVLPQVVKHHLVEEWTGGVMGISLGSPSTPEAIGDRMTRDQWLYYVCMVPAIIMTAMAWSLTRSRIGRAFVAIRDSEIGAQQMGVNVSLYKMTAFGLSALYAGTGGALYIFAEGYLGPASFDILLSLTMLVMIVLGGLGSITGSIFAAVIMTMRNDLTDWIAGIIPAGEQIGIEYSRGALFGTLLILTVIFTPRGVAGSIEHMKEAHLGEKLLTLFSRLTFRGPVKGAREKEEI, via the coding sequence GTGCGAGTGTTGTTGAACCGGCGGTTCATATTTCTTGTGCTCGCTATTGCCGTGCTTCTCGTCTTTCCCTATCTCTACACATTCCCGTTTTTCGATGGCTTTCTCGATTCGTTCCGTGTCTTCCAGGGGATGCGCTTCGCGCTGTGGCTTATCATCCTCCTCGGCCTGAACCTGCTGACCGGGTATAACGGCCAGATATCGCTTGGGCACGCCGCCTTTGTCGCCATCGGCGCATACATCGCCGCCATACTCATGGACGACGTGAACATCGAGGGCGACTTCAGCATGCCCGTTATCGCGGCCATTCTTCTCGGCGGCGTCATCACCGGGCTGATCGGCTTCCTTATCGGCATTCCCGCTCTCAGGCTTTCCGGCCCCTATCTCGCCATCGCCACCCTGGCCATAGTCATCGTCCTCCCTCAGGTCGTGAAGCACCATCTGGTGGAAGAGTGGACGGGCGGTGTGATGGGCATCAGCCTTGGCTCGCCTTCCACCCCCGAAGCGATCGGAGACCGGATGACCCGCGATCAATGGCTGTACTATGTCTGCATGGTGCCGGCCATCATCATGACGGCGATGGCCTGGAGTCTGACGCGCAGCCGCATCGGCCGCGCCTTCGTAGCCATACGCGACTCCGAGATAGGCGCCCAGCAGATGGGCGTCAACGTCTCCCTCTACAAAATGACCGCCTTCGGCCTCTCCGCCCTGTATGCCGGCACGGGCGGCGCCCTCTACATCTTTGCCGAAGGCTACCTCGGCCCCGCCTCGTTCGACATCCTCCTCTCCCTCACAATGCTCGTGATGATTGTGCTCGGCGGTCTGGGTTCCATTACGGGCAGCATCTTTGCCGCGGTCATCATGACGATGCGCAACGATCTCACCGACTGGATTGCCGGCATCATACCCGCCGGAGAGCAGATCGGCATCGAGTACAGCAGGGGCGCCCTGTTCGGAACGTTGCTCATCCTGACCGTCATCTTCACTCCGCGGGGAGTCGCCGGCTCCATCGAGCACATGAAGGAAGCTCACCTGGGCGAGAAGCTGCTAACGCTGTTCTCGCGCCTCACCTTCCGTGGACCTGTCAAAGGCGCGCGCGAGAAAGAGGAGATTTGA
- a CDS encoding branched-chain amino acid ABC transporter permease, translating into MENFIQQVATGLSEGSLYAILALALVLIYRSTGVVNFAQGEMAMFTTFIAWSVLDFGAHFWVAFFITLLIAGLMGAAIEVVILRPVENAPPLNAVIITLGIFTVLSSLALRIWQGEPKSFPSPEVFQGGPLTLGPAVISRTNIGVFCMSVVIMIAIYLLFNYTKVGLAMRGAAQNRVASQLVGVPVGRMLALGWALSAMVGAVAGMLLAPSLALSTNMMMGVLLFAFAAAVLGGLDSPVGAIVGGLTLGVVKTLAALYAGSDIDIAFAFLVIVLVLVARPRGLFGKKAIGRV; encoded by the coding sequence GTGGAAAACTTCATCCAGCAGGTGGCTACCGGCCTTTCCGAGGGTAGCCTCTACGCAATCCTTGCCCTTGCCCTCGTCCTCATCTACCGTTCCACAGGAGTCGTCAACTTCGCTCAGGGCGAGATGGCGATGTTCACCACCTTCATCGCCTGGTCCGTGTTGGACTTTGGGGCGCACTTCTGGGTAGCCTTCTTCATCACGCTGCTCATAGCCGGTCTAATGGGGGCGGCCATCGAGGTGGTCATTCTTCGTCCGGTTGAGAACGCGCCGCCCCTGAACGCCGTTATCATAACCCTCGGTATCTTCACCGTCTTGAGCAGCCTGGCCCTCCGCATATGGCAGGGCGAGCCGAAGAGCTTCCCCTCGCCGGAGGTCTTCCAGGGCGGTCCGCTGACGCTTGGGCCCGCTGTGATAAGCCGCACCAACATCGGCGTCTTCTGCATGTCCGTTGTGATAATGATTGCCATCTACCTTCTCTTCAACTACACCAAGGTAGGCCTTGCCATGCGCGGCGCCGCCCAGAACCGCGTCGCCAGCCAGCTCGTCGGGGTCCCTGTCGGCCGCATGCTCGCCCTCGGCTGGGCGCTGTCGGCTATGGTGGGGGCCGTGGCCGGCATGCTCCTGGCCCCTTCCCTCGCTCTCTCGACGAACATGATGATGGGCGTGCTGCTGTTCGCGTTCGCCGCCGCCGTCCTCGGCGGCCTGGACAGTCCGGTTGGAGCGATCGTGGGGGGACTTACCCTGGGTGTGGTGAAGACGCTGGCGGCTCTCTATGCCGGCTCCGATATCGACATTGCCTTCGCCTTTCTCGTGATAGTACTTGTGCTCGTCGCGCGCCCTCGCGGTTTGTTCGGCAAGAAAGCGATCGGGAGAGTCTAG